A section of the Citrus sinensis cultivar Valencia sweet orange chromosome 8, DVS_A1.0, whole genome shotgun sequence genome encodes:
- the LOC102612905 gene encoding geraniol 8-hydroxylase-like — protein sequence MDVLSCILSLTKMDMLSCIIWLLFTCVFVMALSSFSRGRKKPLPPGPTPYPVIGNLLELGEKPHKSLAELAKIYGPILSLKLGEVTTVVVSSAPMAKYILQDHDSSFYNRMVKDAIFPHQHNEFGMVILPVSTTWKNLRKLCNLHIFTTQKLDANQELRRKKIKNLLSYVEENCRAGKAIDISQVVFNTSLNLLSNTIFSVDLADDTTERKFKDTVSSILVEIGKPNLSDHFPLLKRLDLQGIRSRMTFYFGKMLEVFDGLIDQRLKQRQQHDYNSTSIESKDVLGTLLDIIQDKSVEIDRNYIKHLFLDLFVAGTDTTSSTLEWAMAELLRSPDALSKARLELEQTIGKGKTIEESDITRLPYLQAVVKETLRLHPAVPLLLPRKALADVEIAGFIVPKGAQVFVNAWAIGRDELTWENPLSFMPERFLGSNLDFKGRNFELIPFGSGRRICPGLPLAIRMLHLMLGSLINSFDWKLEDENMDMEEKFGITLQKAQPLRVIPVAI from the exons atggaTGTGTTAAGCTGCATACTATCGCTTACAAAGATGGATATGTTAAGCTGCATAATATGGCTTCTATTCACTTGTGTTTTTGTGATGGCTTTAAGTTCCTTTTCCAGGGGACGCAAAAAGCCGCTGCCACCGGGACCGACACCTTATCCGGTGATTGGAAACCTCCTGGAACTCGGTGAAAAACCTCACAAGTCACTAGCCGAGCTTGCCAAGATTTATGGCCCTATATTGAGCCTAAAATTAGGCGAGGTGACCACAGTAGTAGTTTCATCTGCTCCCATGGCCAAATATATCCTGCAAGATCACGATTCATCCTTCTATAATCGAATGGTTAAGGATGCAATCTTTCCCCACCAACACAATGAATTCGGGATGGTCATCCTGCCTGTCTCAACAACCTGGAAAAACCTTCGAAAATTATGCAACTTACATATTTTCACTACTCAAAAACTCGATGCCAACCAAGAACTCCGgcgtaagaaaataaaaaatcttctttCCTATGTTGAAGAAAATTGCCGTGCCGGTAAAGCAATAGATATTAGCCAAGTTGTTTTCAATACTTCACTTAATTTGTTATCCAACACAATTTTTTCTGTTGATTTGGCTGATGACACCACTGAACGAAAGTTTAAGGATACAGTTTCCAGTATCCTGGTAGAAATAGGAAAGCCTAACTTGTCCGACCATTTTCCCCTGCTTAAAAGGCTTGACTTGCAGGGGATAAGGAGTCGCATGACATTTTATTTTGGCAAGATGTTGGAGGTTTTTGATGGCTTGATTGATCAACGATTGAAGCAAAGACAGCAACATGATTACAATAGTACTAGCATCGAATCTAAAGATGTGCTAGGTACTCTTCTCGATATTATCCAAGACAAGAGTGTGGAGATCGATAGAAATTACATCAAACATTTGTTTTTg GATTTGTTTGTTGCTGGGACTGACACCACTTCAAGCACACTGGAATGGGCGATGGCGGAGCTACTCCGCAGTCCGGATGCTTTATCAAAAGCAAGATTAGAGTTAGAACAAACGATTGGTAAAGGCAAAACAATTGAGGAATCAGACATCACTCGGTTACCTTATCTACAAGCAGTAGTCAAAGAAACCTTGAGGCTGCACCCAGCAGTTCCCTTGTTACTTCCTCGTAAAGCTTTAGCCGACGTAGAAATTGCGGGCTTCATAGTTCCAAAAGGAGCACAGGTTTTTGTTAATGCGTGGGCAATTGGCAGAGATGAACTCACATGGGAGAACCCTCTTTCTTTTATGCCTGAGAGATTCTTGGGGTCAAATCTCGATTTCAAAGGCAGAAACTTTGAGCTGATCCCCTTTGGATCTGGCCGGCGAATATGTCCTGGTTTGCCGTTGGCAATTAGAATGTTACATCTAATGTTGGGTTCACTCATTAACTCCTTTGATTGGAAGCTGGAAGATGAGAACATGGATATGGAAGAAAAATTTGGCATCACTTTACAGAAGGCTCAACCCCTTCGTGTTATCCCTGTTGCCATTTAG